Part of the Paracoccus sp. S3-43 genome, CCTGTCCGCTTGGCGGCCCCGTGGTTCGCCGGAAGCGGGCGGAACATTGTTCCCGCTGCGCCGTTTCCCGGCAACCGTTTTCCCGGCTTGCCTGTCAGAGCGGTGGCGCCGGTCCTTTTCGCGGCCCAGACGCTTGCGCGGCCTGCCCGCCCGGCGCATCTGAACGTGATGGAGATAAAGGAGTTTTCCATGCGCAGCCTGATCCTTTCTGCCGCCCTTGCGCTGACCACCGCCCTGCCCGCTGCCCTGCCCGCCGCCGCCGATACGATCCGCGTCGGCATGTCGGGCGGCTATTTCCCCTTCACCTTCACCCGCGCCGACGAATTGCAGGGCTTCGAGGTGGATCTGATGAACGCCGTGGGCGAAATCACCGGCGACCAGATCGAATTCGTCACCATGTCCTTTTCCGGGCTGATCGGCGCGCTGGAATCGGGCCGCATCGACACGGTGGCCAACCAGATCACCATCACCCCGGAGCGCGAGGCGAAATTCGCCTTTACCCAGCCCTATGTCTATGACGGCGCGCAGGTGGTGGTGAAGGCGGGCAACGAAGACACCATCACCGGACCCGAAAGCCTCAAGGGCAAGTCGGTCGCGGTGAACCTGGGGTCCAATTTCGAGGAATTGCTGCGCGCCCTGCCCTATGCCGACGAAATCGACATCCGCACCTATGAAAGCAACATCGAACAGGACACCGCGCTTGGCCGGGTCGATGCCTTCGTGATGGACCGCGTGTCCTCGGCCCAGGTCATCAAGCAAAGCCCCCTGCCCCTGGCGCTGGCGGGCCAGCCCTTCGACGAGATCCGAAACGCCCTGCCCTTCCGCAAGGACGAGGCCGGGATCGCGCTGCGCGACAGGGTCGATGCGGCGATCACCCAGTTGAAGGAAAACGGCAGGCTGGCCGAGATCTCGCGGACATGGCTGGATGCCGATGTGACCAAGCCCCTGGCCGACGCCGCTGAATGAGGGGGCTGGACACCGCCTATATGGGGGATCTGGTCCCGGTCATCCTGGGCTATGTCCCGCTGACCCTGGGCATGGCGCTGATCGCGATGGCGGCGGCGCTGGCCTTGGCGGTGCTGCTGGCCATCCTGCGCGTGCTGCGCGTGCCGGTCGCCGACAGCATCGTGGCGGTGTTCATCAGCTTCTTTCGCGGCACGCCGCTGCTGGTGCAGCTGTTCCTGTTCTATTACGGGCTGCCGCAACTGGTCCCGGCGCTGACGAATATCGACGGGATCACGGCGGCGGTGATCGGCCTGACGCTGCATTTCGCGGCCTATATGGCGGAAACCATCCGCGGCGCGATCCTGGGCGTGGACCGCAGCCAATGGGAGGCCGCGCAGTCCATCGGCATGACCCAGGGCCAGCTTCTGCGTCGCATCGTGCTGCCGCAGGCGTCCCGCGTCGCCGCGCCGACGCTGATGAACTATTTCATCGACCTGATCAAAAGCACGTCCCTGGCCTTCACCCTGGGCGTGACCGAGATGATGGGCGCGGCGCAGAAAGAGGCGGCGGGCAGTTTCCTGTATCTGGAAGCCTTCCTGGTCGTCGCCGTGATCTATTGGATCATGGTCGAGATCCTGTCGGTCGGACAACGCTGGATGGAACGCCATCTGGGAAAGGCGGTGGCGCGATGAAATGCGAAATCGACATCGCCGGGCTGGTCAAGCGGTTCGGCGCGAACACCGTGCTGGACGGCATCGACCTGTGCCTGAAGCCGGGCGAGCGCGTGGCGGTCATCGGCCCGTCGGGGACCGGAAAATCGACGCTGCTGCGCTGCATCAACTGGCTGGACAGGCCCGATGCGGGGCGGATCACCATCGGCGATCTGT contains:
- a CDS encoding amino acid ABC transporter substrate-binding protein; protein product: MRSLILSAALALTTALPAALPAAADTIRVGMSGGYFPFTFTRADELQGFEVDLMNAVGEITGDQIEFVTMSFSGLIGALESGRIDTVANQITITPEREAKFAFTQPYVYDGAQVVVKAGNEDTITGPESLKGKSVAVNLGSNFEELLRALPYADEIDIRTYESNIEQDTALGRVDAFVMDRVSSAQVIKQSPLPLALAGQPFDEIRNALPFRKDEAGIALRDRVDAAITQLKENGRLAEISRTWLDADVTKPLADAAE
- a CDS encoding amino acid ABC transporter permease; its protein translation is MRGLDTAYMGDLVPVILGYVPLTLGMALIAMAAALALAVLLAILRVLRVPVADSIVAVFISFFRGTPLLVQLFLFYYGLPQLVPALTNIDGITAAVIGLTLHFAAYMAETIRGAILGVDRSQWEAAQSIGMTQGQLLRRIVLPQASRVAAPTLMNYFIDLIKSTSLAFTLGVTEMMGAAQKEAAGSFLYLEAFLVVAVIYWIMVEILSVGQRWMERHLGKAVAR